A genomic window from Gemmatimonadaceae bacterium includes:
- a CDS encoding electron transfer flavoprotein subunit alpha/FixB family protein, translated as MANVLVFAEVRGGELRKVALEAVTAARALADLSGGGSVHAVLAGAAGISAKAGALAEHGADSVLVLEHAGFTQYNPEALAATLAQRLGSGTYGYALFSATAQGRDLSPRVAAKCGVGLAADLTGFTVEGGVVHGQHFNMNGKTIATLALAGTPAILSVRPSAFQPAAAAKPLATEAITSATDPSASRVKVVELKQGNTGKIDLGDAPVVVAGGRGLKAAENFKLCEDLAEAFGNAAVGATRAVTDEGWRPHSDQIGQTGRNVSPNLYIAVGISGAIQHLAGMRTSKTIVAINKDKDAPIFKVADYGIVGDVFEIMPALTAAVKAAKAQG; from the coding sequence ATGGCCAACGTTCTCGTATTCGCAGAAGTGCGTGGCGGTGAGCTGCGCAAGGTGGCGCTCGAGGCGGTGACGGCGGCGCGTGCGCTCGCTGATCTCTCGGGTGGCGGCAGTGTGCACGCCGTGCTCGCTGGTGCGGCGGGCATCTCGGCCAAGGCCGGTGCACTCGCCGAGCATGGCGCGGACAGTGTGCTCGTGCTCGAACATGCCGGCTTCACGCAGTACAACCCGGAAGCGCTCGCCGCGACGCTCGCGCAGCGGCTCGGCAGCGGCACCTACGGGTACGCGCTGTTCAGTGCGACCGCGCAGGGACGTGATCTCTCGCCGCGTGTGGCCGCCAAGTGTGGCGTGGGGCTCGCGGCCGATCTCACCGGGTTCACGGTGGAGGGCGGGGTCGTGCACGGCCAGCACTTCAACATGAACGGCAAGACGATCGCCACGCTGGCCCTCGCGGGCACGCCGGCGATTCTCTCGGTGCGTCCGTCGGCGTTCCAGCCGGCCGCTGCGGCGAAGCCGCTGGCAACGGAAGCCATCACGTCGGCTACCGATCCGTCGGCGTCGCGCGTGAAGGTGGTGGAGCTCAAGCAGGGGAACACCGGCAAGATCGATCTCGGCGACGCGCCGGTGGTCGTGGCTGGTGGCCGTGGGCTCAAGGCCGCCGAGAACTTCAAGCTGTGTGAAGACCTCGCGGAAGCGTTCGGCAACGCGGCGGTCGGTGCGACGCGTGCGGTGACCGATGAAGGCTGGCGTCCGCACTCGGATCAGATCGGACAGACCGGGCGCAATGTGAGCCCGAACCTGTACATCGCGGTCGGCATCTCCGGCGCCATTCAGCATCTCGCCGGCATGCGCACGTCCAAGACGATCGTCGCGATCAACAAGGACAAGGACGCGCCCATCTTCAAGGTCGCCGACTATGGCATCGTGGGCGACGTGTTCGAGATCATGCCGGCGCTGACCGCCGCGGTGAAGGCCGCCAAGGCACAGGGCTGA
- a CDS encoding electron transfer flavoprotein subunit beta/FixA family protein has translation MKIAVCIKRVPVMETKFAIAADGTRVDETGLKYDVNDFDLWAIEAALQLKEKNNNAGEVVAICLGPDAAQEQIRKALAMGADRGVLLQAAAVPADGLSIARALAAELKDGGYDLVLFGRIAIDSMNQMTGPMVAELLDLPCVTNVFKLEISGTSGRAERALEGASEVVEFPLPALLTIDDGLNKERLPSLKGIMAAKKKQLDVKPAQLGDAKVTVAKMALPPERAAGRILGDSAAAVPELVRLLQTEAKVL, from the coding sequence GTGAAGATCGCCGTGTGCATCAAGCGCGTCCCCGTGATGGAAACCAAGTTCGCGATCGCGGCCGATGGCACGCGTGTGGACGAAACGGGGCTCAAGTACGACGTCAACGACTTCGACCTGTGGGCCATTGAAGCGGCCCTGCAGCTCAAGGAAAAGAACAACAACGCCGGTGAGGTGGTGGCGATTTGCCTCGGCCCCGACGCGGCGCAGGAGCAGATCCGCAAGGCGCTCGCGATGGGTGCCGATCGCGGCGTGCTGCTGCAGGCGGCGGCCGTGCCGGCCGATGGCCTGTCCATCGCCCGCGCCCTGGCGGCCGAGCTCAAGGACGGCGGCTACGATCTCGTGCTCTTCGGGCGCATCGCCATCGATTCGATGAATCAGATGACGGGCCCGATGGTCGCGGAGCTCCTCGACCTGCCGTGCGTGACGAACGTCTTCAAGCTCGAGATCAGCGGCACCAGCGGTCGCGCGGAACGCGCGCTCGAAGGGGCCAGCGAAGTGGTGGAGTTCCCGCTCCCTGCGCTGCTCACGATCGACGACGGGCTCAACAAGGAACGCCTCCCCAGCCTCAAGGGGATCATGGCCGCCAAGAAGAAGCAACTCGATGTGAAGCCGGCGCAGCTCGGCGACGCGAAGGTGACGGTGGCCAAGATGGCGCTGCCGCCGGAGCGCGCGGCGGGTCGCATTCTGGGTGACAGCGCGGCCGCGGTGCCGGAGCTCGTCCGCCTCCTCCAGACCGAAGCGAAGGTGCTCTGA
- a CDS encoding acyl-CoA dehydrogenase family protein has protein sequence MATDALTAAAVPALPSVELTAHPGDLFNIDAALTEEERAIRDTIRAFVNEKVLPIIGDCYVQGRFPDELIPELAELGVLGANLPEEYGCAGLSSVAYGLIMQELERGDSGIRSFASVQGALVMYPIFAFGSEEQRRTLLPKLAKAELIGCFGLTEPDFGSNPSGMITRAREQADGSWIINGAKMWITNGSKADIAIVWAKTGDSTDDTSIRGFVVPTNTPGFQARDQKGKLSLRASDTSELVLTDVHVPADAILPNSKGLKSPLMCLTQARYGISWGVLGAAMACLEEAVSYAKSRVMFDKPIGGFQIQQVRLADMLTEITKGQLVSLHLGRLKDAGNFTPVQVSLAKRNNVDIATNCARETRRLLGGNGILAEYSAMRHMANLESVYTYEGTHDVHSLILGQALTGLNAFK, from the coding sequence ATGGCCACCGACGCTCTCACTGCCGCCGCTGTTCCGGCGCTCCCCTCGGTCGAACTGACCGCGCATCCGGGCGATCTCTTCAACATCGATGCGGCCCTCACGGAAGAAGAGCGCGCGATTCGCGACACCATCCGCGCGTTCGTCAACGAGAAGGTCCTGCCGATCATCGGCGACTGCTACGTGCAGGGGCGCTTCCCGGATGAGCTGATCCCCGAGCTCGCCGAACTCGGCGTCCTCGGAGCGAACCTCCCCGAGGAGTACGGGTGCGCCGGGCTGTCGAGCGTGGCCTACGGCCTGATCATGCAGGAGCTCGAGCGCGGTGACTCGGGCATCCGCTCGTTCGCATCGGTGCAGGGCGCCCTGGTCATGTATCCGATCTTTGCGTTCGGCAGCGAGGAGCAGCGACGCACCCTGCTCCCCAAGCTGGCGAAGGCCGAGTTGATCGGCTGCTTCGGCCTCACCGAGCCCGACTTCGGCTCCAATCCCTCGGGCATGATTACGCGCGCCCGCGAGCAGGCGGATGGCAGCTGGATCATCAACGGCGCCAAGATGTGGATCACGAACGGCTCCAAGGCCGACATCGCGATCGTCTGGGCCAAGACTGGCGACAGCACCGACGACACGTCGATTCGCGGCTTCGTCGTGCCGACCAACACGCCCGGCTTCCAGGCCCGCGACCAGAAGGGGAAGCTCTCCCTCCGCGCGAGCGATACGTCGGAGCTCGTGCTCACCGACGTGCACGTGCCGGCCGATGCCATTCTCCCCAACTCGAAGGGGCTCAAGAGCCCGCTCATGTGCCTGACGCAGGCGCGGTACGGCATCAGCTGGGGCGTCCTCGGCGCCGCGATGGCGTGCCTCGAGGAAGCGGTGAGCTATGCGAAGAGCCGCGTGATGTTCGACAAGCCGATCGGCGGCTTCCAGATCCAGCAGGTGCGTCTCGCCGACATGCTGACCGAGATCACCAAGGGGCAGCTGGTGTCGCTGCACCTCGGGCGCCTCAAGGATGCCGGCAACTTCACGCCGGTGCAGGTGTCGCTGGCCAAGCGCAACAACGTGGATATCGCGACCAACTGCGCCCGCGAGACGCGGCGCCTGCTGGGCGGCAACGGCATCCTGGCCGAGTACTCGGCGATGCGCCACATGGCGAACCTGGAGAGCGTCTACACGTACGAAGGCACCCACGACGTGCACTCGCTCATCCTGGGCCAGGCGCTCACCGGCCTGAACGCCTTCAAGTGA
- a CDS encoding SprT-like domain-containing protein, whose protein sequence is MAIEMQLGLFGFEEAPLAAPASASPATSSAAPSAPAPSLVVTPPPREAPDERRAIGRTAIRARTAVLFSRLQEMGLRGVETLVLMRTRTVMVSLIGRTLRVHEGYAEAPESVLRAIVAFAVARNKHERAAAKDVILAHDVERAPAARRDEPARPGDVALIAQLTEAHRQLNAEWFSNALRAIPIRLSGRMATRLGHFDPGSRHTPSEIVMSRKHIAKHGWREAMHTLLHEMVHQWQHETGRPVDHGPDFRAKCREVGITPAARRDVTPLERKRRQIV, encoded by the coding sequence ATGGCGATTGAGATGCAGCTCGGGTTGTTCGGGTTCGAGGAGGCGCCGCTCGCGGCGCCGGCCTCTGCGTCTCCCGCCACGTCGTCGGCCGCGCCATCCGCACCAGCGCCGTCGCTGGTCGTCACGCCGCCACCGCGCGAAGCGCCGGACGAACGTCGGGCCATCGGCCGCACCGCCATCCGCGCGCGCACGGCGGTGCTCTTCAGCCGCCTGCAGGAGATGGGGCTGCGCGGTGTGGAGACGCTCGTCCTGATGCGCACGCGCACGGTGATGGTGTCGCTCATCGGTCGAACGCTGCGGGTGCACGAAGGGTACGCCGAAGCGCCTGAATCGGTGCTGCGCGCCATCGTGGCCTTTGCGGTGGCGCGCAACAAGCACGAACGGGCAGCGGCCAAGGACGTCATCCTGGCGCACGACGTGGAGCGGGCGCCGGCGGCGCGTCGCGATGAACCGGCCCGTCCGGGCGACGTCGCGCTGATCGCCCAGCTCACGGAAGCGCATCGGCAGCTCAACGCCGAGTGGTTCAGCAACGCGCTGCGCGCCATCCCGATTCGTCTGTCGGGACGCATGGCCACGCGGCTCGGCCATTTCGATCCCGGATCGCGGCATACGCCGTCCGAGATCGTCATGTCGCGCAAGCACATTGCCAAGCACGGCTGGCGCGAGGCGATGCATACCTTGCTGCACGAGATGGTGCATCAGTGGCAACACGAGACCGGGCGCCCCGTCGATCACGGCCCCGATTTTCGTGCGAAGTGCCGCGAGGTGGGGATTACCCCCGCGGCACGACGTGACGTGACGCCGCTCGAACGCAAGCGCCGGCAGATCGTCTGA
- a CDS encoding dienelactone hydrolase family protein, translated as MSASPSGPHAQEVPLLAGVPLTEASHALVLTHGRGGSASGMLPIARAAKATGAALIAPVAAGQSWYPDRFLAPMPRNEPWLSSALERVEAAVALATAAGIPRERVILVGFSQGACLTLEYVARQAQAGARFGGVAAFAGALIGSDDEAARWLHAPPAGSLAGTPVLLACGTSDLHIPEARVRQSAEVFTALGAAVDLQLYPGVGHDIVGDEIERLTAMVAAVVAAVA; from the coding sequence ATGAGTGCCTCGCCGAGTGGCCCGCATGCGCAGGAGGTCCCGCTGCTGGCCGGTGTACCACTGACCGAGGCCTCCCACGCGCTCGTGCTGACGCACGGGCGCGGTGGGAGCGCGTCGGGGATGCTCCCCATTGCCCGCGCGGCGAAAGCCACGGGCGCGGCGCTGATCGCGCCCGTGGCGGCGGGGCAGAGCTGGTATCCCGATCGGTTTCTCGCGCCCATGCCGCGCAACGAGCCCTGGCTCTCGAGCGCCCTCGAGCGCGTGGAGGCGGCCGTGGCGCTGGCGACCGCGGCCGGCATTCCACGTGAGCGCGTCATCCTCGTGGGCTTTTCGCAGGGCGCCTGTCTCACGCTCGAATACGTCGCGCGACAGGCCCAGGCCGGTGCGCGCTTTGGCGGCGTAGCGGCCTTCGCCGGCGCGCTGATCGGGAGCGATGACGAAGCGGCCCGGTGGCTGCACGCACCACCCGCCGGTTCGCTCGCGGGCACGCCCGTGTTGCTCGCCTGCGGGACCAGCGATCTGCACATCCCGGAGGCACGCGTGAGGCAGAGCGCTGAGGTGTTCACCGCACTCGGCGCCGCGGTCGATCTGCAACTCTATCCGGGCGTCGGCCACGACATCGTGGGCGACGAGATCGAACGCCTCACCGCCATGGTGGCGGCGGTGGTTGCTGCCGTGGCGTAA
- a CDS encoding VOC family protein, with protein sequence MSILGLHHITLVAANAQRTVDFYTRVLGLRLVKTTVNFDDPGSYHLYFADEIGGAGTVVTFFEWPTAPRGRTGIGGTHHLALRVADRDALLRWKRRLTDLGIRIIGPYDRQYFTSIYFRDPDGVIIEIATDGPGMLYNEAVGVVNDALPHRTPPRELVKGGRDEAAIAALTWPEPVTTIDAAMALTRGLHHLTAMTTDLERTDAFLRDTLGMTLVKKTENFDDPGTRHWSWGSADARPGSLVTYLERPATERRAQMGTGQGHHYALAVATPEIQLAMRDRLLDAGHRVSAVMDRVYFQSIYTRDPDGHIVELATMGPGFLVDEPVATTGSTLRLPPWLEAQRAEIERRLPTLTRPEWMVAV encoded by the coding sequence GTGTCCATTCTCGGTCTGCATCACATCACCCTCGTTGCCGCCAATGCGCAGCGGACGGTGGACTTCTACACCCGCGTCCTTGGGCTGCGGCTGGTCAAGACGACGGTCAACTTCGATGACCCGGGGAGCTATCACCTGTACTTCGCCGACGAGATCGGTGGCGCGGGGACGGTCGTCACGTTCTTCGAATGGCCGACCGCGCCGCGCGGCCGGACCGGGATCGGCGGCACCCATCATCTCGCGCTGCGCGTCGCCGATCGGGACGCGCTGCTGCGCTGGAAGCGCCGGCTGACCGATCTCGGCATCCGCATCATCGGCCCGTACGATCGGCAGTACTTCACGAGCATCTACTTCCGTGATCCCGATGGCGTGATCATCGAGATCGCGACCGACGGGCCGGGGATGCTCTACAATGAGGCGGTCGGCGTCGTGAACGACGCGCTACCGCATCGCACGCCGCCCCGTGAGCTGGTGAAGGGCGGGCGCGACGAAGCGGCGATCGCGGCGCTCACCTGGCCGGAGCCGGTCACCACGATCGACGCCGCCATGGCGCTCACGCGCGGGTTGCATCATCTCACCGCCATGACCACGGATCTCGAACGGACCGACGCGTTCCTGCGTGACACGCTCGGCATGACGCTCGTGAAGAAGACCGAAAACTTTGATGACCCCGGCACGCGGCACTGGTCGTGGGGCAGTGCCGATGCCCGCCCGGGTTCGCTCGTGACGTATCTCGAGCGCCCCGCCACGGAACGGCGCGCGCAGATGGGCACGGGGCAGGGTCATCACTACGCCCTCGCCGTCGCCACGCCCGAGATCCAACTCGCGATGCGGGATCGGCTGCTCGACGCCGGTCATCGGGTGTCGGCGGTGATGGACCGCGTGTACTTCCAGAGCATCTACACCCGCGATCCCGATGGGCACATCGTCGAGCTGGCCACGATGGGCCCCGGCTTCCTGGTGGATGAACCGGTGGCGACGACCGGCTCCACGCTGCGGCTGCCGCCGTGGCTCGAGGCGCAGCGGGCCGAGATCGAGCGCCGCCTCCCAACCCTGACGCGTCCTGAGTGGATGGTGGCCGTATGA
- a CDS encoding serine/threonine protein kinase, whose amino-acid sequence MPASSPAALPAGLAAQFDVVRLLGAGGMGAVWLVRDRFLDRLVALKVLLADQANAEERERFLREARTSARLEHPHIIDVYRADETDGVVWFTMRYINGESLGDRLRERGRLAVSDVVRILREVSWGLAYAHARQVVHRDIKPDNILLDRESGRAVVTDFGIARDASDANGLTQMGNVLGSVHYMSPEQASGEALDGRSDIYALGCVGFHALSGTPPFDGSAQSVLVAHVTRPAPSLATIAEHVPESVVAVIEKCLAKDPAQRYPTADAVAAALDAALRDAEATEQAAADAAPGGVLSEDDALAVWQRAAQLQAEAAHRMERSAALRSANTGAHARVSAGASNSAAVVDTGQYRVRDVEAAAVEAGISRQYVALALAEIKARSASGQVIRASSEAEDRRLTLFMGTPDRALSVSRVIPGTPKDVLAALGQVFTTHPAKLALLDTVNGHPLDGGIMRFRMPRFKEAYVNPFVMADKDKALAMRLEQIELYDLNVTLQPRGTAAAPMCEVVITGDLRPGLRTNLKLDLAMMAGSALIAGVGGASAVAKYLAPGPVATAALAALGAVMGAGACFLWYRGLFRSALEHAQREMGTLLQTIEQQLATQRLFRGETAALPAAPTTSGAR is encoded by the coding sequence ATGCCCGCCTCATCTCCCGCCGCCCTGCCCGCCGGTCTCGCCGCCCAGTTCGACGTTGTCCGCCTGCTTGGCGCCGGCGGGATGGGCGCCGTCTGGCTCGTCCGCGATCGGTTTCTCGATCGCCTCGTCGCCCTCAAGGTACTGCTCGCCGATCAGGCCAACGCCGAGGAGCGGGAGCGCTTCCTTCGCGAAGCGCGCACGAGCGCGCGCCTCGAGCACCCGCACATCATCGATGTATATCGGGCCGACGAGACCGACGGCGTGGTGTGGTTCACGATGCGGTACATCAACGGCGAGTCGCTGGGCGACCGCCTCCGCGAGCGTGGGCGACTCGCCGTCTCGGATGTCGTGCGCATCCTGCGAGAGGTGTCGTGGGGGCTCGCCTACGCGCACGCGCGCCAGGTGGTGCACCGCGACATCAAGCCCGACAACATCCTCCTCGATCGGGAGTCGGGGCGTGCCGTCGTGACCGACTTCGGGATCGCCCGCGATGCGAGCGATGCCAACGGCCTCACCCAGATGGGCAACGTGCTGGGCTCGGTGCACTACATGAGCCCCGAGCAGGCCTCGGGCGAAGCCCTCGACGGCCGCAGCGACATCTATGCGCTCGGCTGCGTGGGCTTTCACGCGCTGAGCGGCACGCCGCCCTTCGACGGCTCGGCGCAGAGCGTACTCGTGGCCCATGTCACCCGCCCCGCCCCGTCGCTCGCGACGATCGCCGAGCACGTGCCGGAGAGCGTGGTGGCCGTGATCGAGAAGTGTCTCGCCAAGGATCCGGCGCAACGCTATCCCACCGCCGACGCCGTGGCCGCCGCGCTTGATGCGGCGCTGCGTGATGCGGAGGCCACCGAGCAGGCCGCGGCCGATGCCGCCCCCGGCGGCGTGCTGAGCGAAGACGATGCGCTGGCAGTGTGGCAGCGCGCCGCGCAGCTGCAGGCGGAAGCGGCGCATCGCATGGAGCGGTCGGCGGCATTGCGGAGCGCGAATACCGGAGCGCACGCGCGCGTGTCTGCGGGCGCCAGCAACAGCGCCGCCGTGGTCGATACCGGACAGTATCGCGTCCGCGATGTCGAGGCCGCGGCGGTGGAAGCCGGGATCTCGCGACAGTACGTCGCGCTGGCGCTCGCCGAGATCAAGGCGCGGAGCGCGAGTGGTCAGGTCATCCGCGCCAGCAGTGAGGCCGAAGATCGTCGCCTGACCTTGTTCATGGGGACGCCGGACCGCGCGTTGTCGGTCAGCCGCGTCATTCCCGGCACCCCGAAGGACGTGCTCGCGGCGCTGGGTCAGGTGTTCACGACGCATCCCGCGAAGCTGGCGCTGCTCGATACGGTGAATGGGCATCCGCTCGACGGCGGCATCATGCGATTCCGGATGCCGAGGTTCAAGGAGGCCTATGTCAATCCCTTCGTCATGGCCGACAAGGACAAGGCGTTGGCCATGCGACTCGAGCAGATCGAGCTCTACGATCTCAACGTCACGCTGCAGCCGCGCGGCACGGCCGCCGCGCCGATGTGCGAAGTGGTGATCACCGGTGACCTGCGCCCCGGGCTTCGCACCAACCTCAAGCTCGATCTCGCGATGATGGCGGGGTCGGCGCTGATCGCCGGCGTGGGTGGGGCGAGTGCCGTCGCCAAGTACCTCGCGCCGGGACCGGTGGCGACCGCCGCCCTCGCGGCGCTCGGCGCGGTCATGGGCGCTGGCGCCTGCTTCCTCTGGTATCGCGGCCTCTTCCGCAGCGCGCTGGAGCATGCCCAACGCGAGATGGGCACGCTGCTGCAGACCATCGAACAGCAGTTGGCGACGCAGCGGCTCTTCCGCGGCGAGACCGCGGCGCTGCCGGCTGCGCCTACGACGAGCGGCGCGCGGTAG
- a CDS encoding metallophosphoesterase encodes MADTPPTGGVRILHVSDIHCGHPFREAHVNAALDVARAGSWSAIVLSGDFSQRARDVEFVAARAIVDQFRAVAPVLTVPGNHDAAWWHAPFGYGDFTKVHAGYRAHIHPETEPTLRVPGVSIVGLNSAWGTNPPALTWYPRDWRVKGGLTAAQLADAQARLAASPAGDLRLLVVHHNVVKGRLSRRWGLKRPEAALDAIAAMPVDVVCTGHDHEERIEVVERRTGRFLLSAANTLSSRMRGHRPSALNVIEQRDGAVTATAWVYDAATRRFAPGPTTATARRSS; translated from the coding sequence TTGGCTGATACCCCGCCAACCGGCGGCGTGCGCATCCTGCACGTCTCCGATATTCACTGCGGGCACCCGTTCCGTGAGGCGCACGTCAACGCGGCTCTGGACGTCGCACGGGCCGGCTCGTGGAGCGCGATCGTGCTGTCGGGTGACTTCTCGCAGCGTGCGCGCGATGTGGAGTTCGTCGCCGCGCGCGCCATCGTGGATCAGTTTCGCGCCGTCGCTCCCGTGCTGACGGTACCGGGGAATCACGATGCCGCATGGTGGCATGCGCCGTTCGGCTACGGTGACTTCACGAAGGTGCATGCGGGCTACCGGGCCCACATCCATCCGGAGACCGAGCCCACGCTGCGCGTCCCCGGCGTCTCCATCGTGGGGCTCAACTCGGCGTGGGGCACGAACCCGCCCGCGCTCACGTGGTATCCGCGTGACTGGCGCGTGAAGGGCGGGCTCACCGCCGCGCAGCTGGCCGATGCGCAGGCGCGGCTCGCGGCCAGCCCGGCGGGCGATCTCCGGCTGCTCGTCGTGCACCACAACGTGGTGAAGGGGCGCCTGTCGCGCCGCTGGGGGCTCAAGCGCCCCGAGGCGGCGCTCGACGCCATCGCGGCGATGCCGGTGGACGTGGTGTGCACCGGACACGATCACGAAGAGCGCATCGAGGTGGTCGAACGGCGCACCGGCCGCTTCCTGCTCAGTGCGGCCAACACGCTCTCGAGCCGCATGCGGGGGCACCGCCCCAGTGCCCTCAACGTCATTGAGCAGCGCGACGGGGCCGTCACCGCGACCGCCTGGGTCTATGACGCCGCGACCCGACGTTTTGCGCCGGGCCCGACGACCGCTACCGCGCGCCGCTCGTCGTAG
- a CDS encoding NAD-dependent isocitrate dehydrogenase encodes MPTPVTLIPGDGIGPSIAEATVRILAAAGADIEWDRQVAGMAGVARWNDPIPDATLDSIKRTRVALKGPLETPVGEGFRSINVALRKTFDLYANVRPAYTIVPGRFENIDIVLVRENTEGLYIGVEHYVRIGDDPKAAAESVAIITREGSERIVRYAFEYALAHGRKKVTLVHKANILKFSQGLFLDVGRMVAREYEGRIQFEERIIDAMAMHLVMRPEQFDVVVTTNLFGDILSDEISGLVGGLGLAPGANIGKTAAIFEAVHGTAPDIAGKNIANPGALVLAACMMLEHIGDTERAHRIRSAFERTIREGKVLTRDLGGTAGTDAFTDEVIANLG; translated from the coding sequence ATGCCCACTCCCGTGACCCTGATCCCCGGCGATGGCATCGGCCCGTCGATCGCCGAAGCCACCGTCCGCATCCTGGCCGCTGCCGGCGCCGACATCGAATGGGACCGCCAGGTCGCCGGCATGGCCGGTGTCGCCCGGTGGAACGACCCCATCCCCGACGCCACCCTCGATTCCATCAAGCGGACCCGCGTGGCCCTCAAGGGGCCGCTCGAAACGCCGGTCGGGGAAGGGTTCCGCTCCATCAACGTGGCGCTGCGCAAGACCTTCGATCTCTACGCGAACGTGCGGCCGGCCTACACGATCGTTCCCGGGCGCTTCGAGAACATCGACATCGTGCTCGTGCGCGAGAACACCGAGGGGCTCTACATCGGGGTCGAGCACTACGTCCGCATCGGCGATGACCCCAAGGCGGCGGCCGAGTCGGTGGCCATCATCACGCGCGAAGGGTCGGAGCGCATCGTGCGCTACGCCTTCGAGTATGCGCTGGCGCATGGCCGCAAGAAGGTCACGCTGGTCCACAAGGCGAACATCCTCAAGTTCTCGCAGGGGCTGTTCCTCGACGTCGGCCGCATGGTGGCCCGCGAGTACGAAGGGCGCATCCAATTCGAAGAGCGGATCATCGACGCCATGGCGATGCACCTCGTCATGCGCCCCGAGCAGTTCGATGTCGTGGTGACGACGAACCTGTTCGGCGACATTCTCTCCGACGAGATCTCGGGGCTCGTGGGCGGGCTGGGGCTCGCGCCCGGGGCCAATATCGGCAAGACGGCCGCGATCTTCGAAGCCGTGCACGGCACCGCCCCCGATATCGCCGGCAAGAACATCGCGAACCCCGGCGCGCTCGTGCTCGCGGCGTGCATGATGCTCGAGCACATCGGCGACACCGAGCGGGCGCATCGCATCCGCTCGGCGTTCGAGCGCACGATTCGCGAGGGAAAGGTGCTCACGCGCGATCTCGGCGGCACCGCCGGCACCGATGCGTTCACCGATGAAGTGATCGCGAACCTTGGCTGA